One Equus asinus isolate D_3611 breed Donkey chromosome 19, EquAss-T2T_v2, whole genome shotgun sequence genomic region harbors:
- the RPE gene encoding ribulose-phosphate 3-epimerase isoform X11: MHMMVSRPEQWVKPMAVAGANQYTFHLEATENPGALIKDIRENGMKVGLAIKPGTTVEYLAPWANQIDMALVMTVEPGFGGQKFMEDMMPKVHWLRTQFPSLDIEVDGGVGPDTIHKCAEAGANMIVSGSAIMRSEDPRSVISLLRSVCSEAAQKRCLDR, translated from the exons ATGCACATGATGGTGTCCAGGCCGGAACAGTGGGTAAAGCCAATGGCCGTAGCAGGAGCCAATCAATATACCTTTCATCTCGAGGCTACGGAGAACCCAGGGGCTTTGATTAAAGACATTCGGGAGAATGGGATGAAG GTTGGCCTTGCCATCAAACCGGGAACTACAGTTGAGTATTTGGCTCCATGGGCTAATCAGATAGATATGGCCCTGGTTATGACAGTGGAACCTGGGTTTGGAGGGCAGAAATTCATGGAAGATATGATGCCAAAG GTTCACTGGCTGAGGACCCAGTTCCCGTCTTTGGACATAGAGGTCGATGGTGGAGTGGGTCCTGACACTATCCATAAATGTGCAGAG GCAGGAGCTAACATGATTGTGTCTGGCAGTGCCATCATGAGGAGCGAAGACCCCAGGTCTGTGATCAGCCTGTTGAGAAGCGTGTGCTCGGAAGCTGCTCAGAAGCGCTGTCTGGATCGATGA